Proteins encoded within one genomic window of Setaria italica strain Yugu1 chromosome IV, Setaria_italica_v2.0, whole genome shotgun sequence:
- the LOC101760130 gene encoding aluminum-activated malate transporter 9 yields the protein MAAARPPTPPRLGSLWSTLEDQRGSTVALLSSTSGEEREQQPKERLFRRAVAAVARWWGVACGAVSELWAFARADPRKAVFAAKVGLALALITLLVFLREPHDIVSHSVWAILTVVVVFEFSIGATLSKGFNRGLGTLTAGALALAVAELSKNLGKLEEVILITSIIVVAFVTTLTKLHPKMKPYEYGFRVFLLTFCYVMVSGYNTGKFTDTATSRFILIAIGAAVSLGINIGIYPIWAGEDLHNLISKNFTGVAKSLEGCVDGYLKCMEYERIPSKILVYQASDDPLYSGYRAAVEASAQEETLLGFAVWEPPHGPYKTMNYPWRSFTKVGGALRHCSFAVMALHGCILSEIQAPPESRRVFAAEIQKVGQEGAKALRELGNRVKTMTKLSSIDILLEVHMAAEELQKKIDEKSYLLVNTERWDASKQAQGIKEVLNGTNTVEKGNRNRENKNDGTSAVEKESKDEGVETTIVDQTLLHQSKSFLGNSFLRRYDSTSTMDGFKLSWPAQRSFNPNVPLEDEDSKTYESASALSLATFASLLIEFVARLGNVVDAFKELSQEANFKDPVEEPTTVSTSDGGYFDKIRKLVGF from the exons gTTCGCTGTGGTCGACGTTGGAGGACCAGCGCGGCTCCACGGTTGCGctgctctcctccacctccggggaggagagggagcagCAGCCCAAGGAGAGGCTTTTCCGgcgggccgtcgccgccgtggcacgCTGGTGGGGGGTCGCGTGCGGTGCCGTGTCGGAGCTCTGGGCGTTCGCGCGGGCCGACCCGCGGAAAGCCGTGTTCGCGGCCAAGGTCGGGCTCGCGCTCGCGCTCATCACGCTGCTCGTCTTCCTCCGGGAGCCGCACGACATCGTGAGCCATTCCGTCTGGGCCATCCTCACCGTTGTCGTCGTCTTCGAGTTCAGCATCG GTGCAACCTTAAGCAAAGGGTTTAATCGTGGATTGGGGACACTAACTGCAGGAGCTCTTGCTCTAGCGGTTGCAGAATTGTCCAAAAACCTGGGAAAATTAGAGGAAGTGATTCTTATAACGAGCATCATTGTTGTTG CCTTTGTCACAACTTTGACAAAGCTGCATCCGAAGATGAAGCCATATGAGTATGGATTCCGTGTGTTCTTGTTGACATTCTGTTATGTTATGGTCTCTGGGTACAACACTGGGAAGTTCACTGATACAGCTACAAGCAGATTTATACTGATTGCCATTGGTGCTGCTGTCAGTCTTGGAATCAATATAGGTATTTACCCAATCTGGGCAGGAGAGGATTTGCACAACCTGATATCAAAAAATTTCACTGGTGTTGCCAAATCCTTGGAAG GTTGTGTTGATGGATATCTGAAATGCATGGAATATGAAAGGATTCCTTCAAAAATACTTGTGTACCAAGCATCTGATGATCCTCTATATAGCGGGTACAGGGCAGCTGTTGAGGCATCTGCACAGGAGGAAACCCTG CTTGGTTTTGCTGTATGGGAACCACCCCATGGTCCTTATAAAACAATGAACTATCCTTGGAGGAGTTTCACCAAAGTTGGTGGAGCATTGAGGCACTGTTCCTTTGCAGTCATGGCGTTGCATGGTTGCATTCTTTCGGAAATTCAG GCACCTCCAGAGAGCAGAAGGGTTTTTGCTGCAGAGATTCAGAAAGTGGGTCAGGAAGGTGCTAAAGCGTTGCGCGAGCTTGGAAACAGAGTTAAGACGATGACCAAGTTGAGTTCTATAGATATTCTATTAGAGGTCCACATGGCAGCTGAAGAGTTGCAAAAAAAGATTGATGAAAAGTCATACCTTCTGGTGAATACTGAAAGGTGGGATGCTAGCAAGCAGGCTCAAGGAATCAAAGAAGTCCTTAATGGCACCAATACTGTGGAAAAAGGAAACAGgaacagagaaaacaagaatGATGGCACCAGTGCTGTGGAAAAAGAAAGCAAGGATGAAGGGGTGGAAACTACCATTGTTGATCAGACTTTATTGCATCAATCAAAGAGCTTTCTTGGTAACTCATTTCTAAGAAGATATGATTCAACGTCAACAATGGATGGTTTTAAGCTGTCTTGGCCTGCTCAAAGATCATTCAATCCAAACGTGCCACTTGAAGATGAGGACTCCAAAACATACGAAAGTGCAAGCGCTTTGTCCTTGGCCACATTTGCCTCACTTCTGATTGAGTTTGTTGCCCGACTAGGGAATGTTGTTGACGCATTCAAAGAGTTGAGTCAGGAGGCTAACTTTAAGGATCCTGTGGAGGAGCCTACTACAGTTAGCACAAGTGATGGTGGGTATTTCGATAAAATACGCAAATTGGTAGGATTCTAG